Proteins from a genomic interval of Papaver somniferum cultivar HN1 chromosome 4, ASM357369v1, whole genome shotgun sequence:
- the LOC113274865 gene encoding CEN-like protein 1 — protein MVKSMATLRVGGVVGEVVDEFNPSVEIKVIYNTKQVSNGHEFMPASFSMKPRVEIGGLDMRAAYTLIMTDPDAPGPSDPYLKEHLHWIVTDIPGTTDASFGKEIVSYEIPKPVIGIHRYVFILFKQKGRQTVITSPPKSRDGFNTRSFSQENGLGLPVAAVYFIGQRETAARRR, from the exons ATGGTGAAGTCTATGGCAACACTGAGAGTAGGTGGAGTTGTAGGGGAGGTAGTAGATGAGTTTAACCCTAGCGTAGAAATAAAAGTTATTTACAACACAAAGCAAGTTTCTAATGGTCATGAATTTATGCCAGCTTCTTTCTCCATGAAACCGCGAGTCGAGATCGGTGGCCTTGATATGAGGGCTGCTTACACACTT ATCATGACAGATCCTGATGCTCCAGGGCCAAGTGATCCATACCTAAAAGAACATCTTCACTG GATTGTTACTGATATTCCTGGCACCACTGATGCCTCATTTG GAAAAGAAATAGTGAGCTATGAGATACCAAAGCCAGTTATCGGTATCCATAGGTATGTGTTCATTTTATTCAAACAAAAAGGACGACAAACAGTGATCACTTCACCACCAAAATCAAGAGATGGTTTCAACACCAGAAGTTTCTCTCAGGAAAATGGTTTAGGTCTCCCTGTTGCAGCTGTTTACTTCATTGGTCAGAGGGAAACAGCTGCTAGAAGAAGATAA
- the LOC113274864 gene encoding replication factor C subunit 2, protein MASSSSASSTTLGYEMPWVEKYRPNKVIDIVGNEDAVSRLEIIARDGNMPNLILAGPPGTGKTTSILALAHELLGPNCKEAVLELNASDDRGIDVVRNKIKMFAQKKVTLPPGRHKIIILDEADSMTSGAQQALRRTMEIYSNSTRFGLACNMSSKIIEPIQSRCALVRFSRLSDQEILGRLMVVVQAEKVPYVPEGLEAIIFTADGDMRQALNNLQATFSGFRFVNQENVFKVCDQPHPLHVKNMVRNILEGNFDDACAALKQLYDMGYSPTDVITTLFRIIKNYDMPEYLKLEFLKETGFAHMRICDGVGSLLQLCGLLAKFSIVRETAKAM, encoded by the exons atggcTTCTTCATCGTCGGCTTCATCAACAACCCTTGGTTATGAGATGCCATGGGTAGAGAAGTACAGACCTAACAAAGTCATTGACATTGTTGGTAACGAAGATGCTGTTTCAAGACTTGAAATCATCGCGAGGGATGGAAATATGCCCAATCTCATCTTAGCT GGTCCTCCTGGAACTGGAAAAACTACAAGTATATTGGCTCTTGCACATGAGCTTTTAGGGCCAAATTGTAAGGAAGCTGTTTTAGAGCTAAATGCATCAGATGACAG GGGAATTGATGTTGTGAGAAACAAAATCAAGATGTTTGCTCAAAAGAAAGTGACTTTACCACCGGGGCGTCATAAGATTATTATTCTGGACGAAGCCGACAG CATGACATCAGGAGCACAACAGGCTTTGAGGAGAACGATGGAAATTTATTCAAACTCCACGCGTTTTGGTCTTGCTTGTAATATGTCTTCAAAAATTATTGAGCCCATTCAGAGTAGATGTGCTTTGGTTCGTTTCTCAAGATTGTCAGACCAGGAGATCCTTGGTCGTCTTATGGTAGTGGTCCAAGCTGAAAAG GTTCCTTACGTGCCGGAAGGTCTAGAAGCCATCATTTTCACTGCAGATGGTGATATGAGACAGGCACTGAATAACTTGCAAGCTACTTTCAGTGGGTTTCGATTTGTCAATCAAGAGAATGTGTTTAAG GTGTGTGACCAGCCACACCCTTTACATGTTAAGAACATGGTTCGCAATATACTCGAGGGGAACTTTGATGATGCATGTGCTGCTTTGAAGCAACTGTATGATATGGGCTATTCTCCAACTGATGTGATAACAACCCTTTTCAGAATAATTAAGAACTACGACATGCCTGAGTATCTGAAGTTAGAGTTTTTGAAG GAGACTGGATTTGCTCATATGAGAATCTGTGATGGAGTTGGTTCTTTGCTTCAACTATGTGGTCTTCTTGCTAAGTTTTCCATAGTACGTGAAACAGCAAAAGCCATGTAA